A window of Thermoflexus sp. contains these coding sequences:
- a CDS encoding tetratricopeptide repeat protein, whose translation MRRGLRIGGLIALSMLLALDPAGIPAARWIREGDALWAEGQGLSAQQAYQAARALRPMDPAVWHRVARAHTALGELEEAEAAWRRALELGDPWALRGLAEIATLRGEWEPARARWRDWALRTPADREAFQRWAEAAMALGDEEDARRAWETGARYHPDDRQIRFRWGLLEGIHDPEAARILLILLPSPWKDWADLLPAPCALHRSCAESSRDQTLRRWGFALLGARYWGEARLALDRWVQKHPEDPVAMAALGYALGRLGLDGTVWLQRASPGSAIPPEVHYFRGLYLLEHGQYHEAQRQFAAAYQLDPDPLYALERGRAAMLAGDLLTAERWLRQALEADRENVEIWIMLATLYLGHQVWIGKGIEAAREILQRAPQRVEGYEWMGWAHYLRGEWEEAERLLRQALRMDPNRPSVRYRLGMVLATKGQREEARRLLEQTILLDPRGDFGRRALQQLLHLQGE comes from the coding sequence ATGCGGCGAGGCCTGCGGATCGGCGGGCTGATCGCGCTCTCCATGCTGCTCGCCCTGGACCCCGCCGGGATCCCAGCGGCGCGCTGGATCCGTGAGGGGGATGCGCTCTGGGCGGAGGGACAGGGTCTTTCGGCGCAGCAGGCCTATCAGGCCGCCCGGGCCCTGCGCCCGATGGACCCGGCGGTCTGGCATCGGGTCGCCCGCGCGCACACAGCCCTGGGGGAGCTGGAGGAGGCAGAGGCAGCCTGGCGGCGCGCCCTGGAACTTGGGGATCCATGGGCGCTCCGGGGTCTGGCGGAGATCGCCACGCTGCGCGGGGAATGGGAACCGGCGCGCGCCCGCTGGCGGGATTGGGCGCTGCGCACGCCCGCCGATCGAGAGGCCTTCCAGCGCTGGGCGGAGGCGGCTATGGCCCTCGGCGATGAAGAGGACGCACGGAGGGCCTGGGAAACCGGAGCCCGCTATCACCCCGATGACCGACAGATCCGCTTCCGATGGGGCCTCCTGGAGGGGATCCACGATCCGGAAGCGGCCCGGATCCTCCTGATCCTCCTTCCCTCCCCGTGGAAAGATTGGGCTGACCTCCTGCCCGCGCCATGCGCCCTGCACCGCTCATGCGCGGAGAGCTCGCGGGATCAAACCCTGCGCCGATGGGGCTTTGCGCTGCTGGGGGCGCGATACTGGGGAGAAGCCCGACTGGCCCTGGACCGCTGGGTCCAGAAGCACCCGGAGGATCCCGTGGCGATGGCCGCCCTCGGTTACGCCCTGGGGCGCCTGGGGCTGGATGGAACGGTATGGCTCCAGCGGGCCAGCCCGGGCTCCGCGATTCCCCCTGAAGTGCACTATTTCCGGGGCCTTTATCTTCTGGAGCACGGGCAATACCATGAAGCCCAGCGGCAATTCGCCGCCGCCTACCAGCTGGATCCGGATCCCCTTTATGCGCTGGAGCGAGGGCGCGCCGCCATGCTGGCTGGGGATCTCCTGACGGCCGAGCGCTGGCTCCGCCAGGCCCTGGAAGCGGATCGGGAGAACGTGGAGATCTGGATCATGCTGGCCACCCTGTATCTGGGCCATCAGGTCTGGATCGGGAAAGGCATCGAGGCCGCCCGGGAGATCCTGCAACGGGCCCCGCAGCGAGTGGAAGGCTACGAATGGATGGGATGGGCCCATTACCTTCGCGGAGAGTGGGAAGAAGCGGAGCGGCTCCTCCGCCAGGCCCTCCGAATGGACCCGAACCGGCCATCGGTCCGTTACCGCCTGGGCATGGTGTTGGCCACAAAGGGCCAGCGCGAAGAAGCCCGCCGCCTGCTGGAGCA
- a CDS encoding NAD(P)/FAD-dependent oxidoreductase, protein MRSERFSRLASSPGNGTMALRVAIVGAGAAGLAAAYDLTRAGARVVVYEAASQAGGLASGFKAEGWSWSLERFYHHWFASDTEILRLIRELGLSHRVRFPRPITAVWYQERPYPFDSPLAVLRFPGLSLMEKLRMGLVIAYLRLTPRWEPLERVTAHEWLPRYMGRRAYERIWQPLLEGKFGDAYPEINMAWFWARIHKRSPRLGTFEGGFQAFFDLLVEQIRRQGGEVRLSTPVFRLEPAEGGWNVEAADGSALYDAVMVTTSPRLLARLVPALPASYVGQLLALRSLGAVVLILALDRPLTRGVYWINLPKRAGFPFLALVEHTNYVPAEHYGGEHLVYCGDYLPPDHPYFSMSPEELLRIFLPALPRFNPSFRPEWVRRCWVFREPYAQPVVPVNYSRMIPDLRTPLVGLYFASMSQVYPWDRGTNYAVEMGRRTARLILEDWARGRLKLRMPVGVAPVGASIDAEGFHGG, encoded by the coding sequence ATGCGGTCCGAACGTTTCTCCAGGCTGGCATCCTCTCCGGGGAATGGAACCATGGCGCTACGGGTGGCCATTGTGGGGGCCGGCGCGGCCGGCCTGGCGGCGGCTTATGATCTGACTCGCGCAGGAGCCCGGGTGGTCGTCTATGAGGCGGCATCCCAGGCCGGCGGGCTGGCCTCCGGCTTCAAAGCGGAAGGCTGGTCCTGGTCTCTGGAGCGATTCTACCATCACTGGTTCGCCTCCGATACGGAGATCCTTCGCCTGATCCGGGAGCTGGGCCTGAGCCATCGGGTGCGGTTCCCCCGCCCGATCACGGCGGTCTGGTATCAGGAGCGACCCTATCCCTTTGACAGTCCCCTGGCAGTCCTTCGTTTCCCCGGCCTTTCCCTGATGGAGAAGCTCCGGATGGGCCTGGTGATCGCCTATCTCCGCCTGACCCCGCGCTGGGAGCCGCTGGAGCGGGTGACCGCTCATGAGTGGCTTCCCCGCTATATGGGACGGCGGGCTTATGAGCGGATCTGGCAGCCGCTCCTGGAGGGGAAGTTCGGGGATGCCTACCCGGAGATCAACATGGCCTGGTTCTGGGCGCGTATCCATAAGCGCAGCCCGCGCCTGGGGACCTTCGAAGGGGGCTTCCAGGCGTTTTTCGATCTCCTGGTGGAACAGATCCGCCGCCAGGGCGGCGAGGTCCGTCTGTCAACCCCGGTGTTCCGGCTGGAACCGGCGGAGGGAGGGTGGAACGTGGAGGCGGCGGACGGCTCCGCGCTTTACGATGCCGTGATGGTCACCACCTCCCCGCGCCTGCTGGCCCGGCTGGTTCCGGCGCTGCCGGCTTCTTATGTGGGCCAGCTGCTGGCCCTGCGGTCCCTGGGAGCGGTGGTCCTGATCCTGGCCCTGGATCGCCCGCTCACCCGCGGGGTTTACTGGATCAATCTGCCGAAGCGGGCCGGATTCCCCTTCCTGGCCCTGGTGGAGCATACGAACTATGTTCCGGCGGAGCACTACGGCGGGGAACATCTGGTCTATTGCGGGGATTACCTTCCGCCGGATCATCCGTATTTTTCCATGTCACCGGAGGAGCTCCTGCGGATATTCCTGCCGGCGCTCCCGCGCTTTAACCCATCCTTCCGGCCGGAGTGGGTCCGTCGCTGCTGGGTCTTCCGGGAGCCCTACGCCCAGCCGGTGGTTCCGGTGAACTACTCCCGGATGATCCCGGATCTGCGCACGCCCCTGGTCGGCCTGTATTTCGCCAGCATGAGCCAGGTGTATCCGTGGGATCGGGGGACGAACTATGCGGTGGAGATGGGCCGGCGCACGGCCCGTCTGATCCTGGAAGATTGGGCCCGGGGCCGCCTGAAGTTGCGAATGCCGGTAGGGGTCGCGCCGGTTGGGGCTTCGATCGATGCGGAGGGGTTCCATGGCGGATGA
- a CDS encoding cyclic nucleotide-binding domain-containing protein, with translation MADEELLSILAAQPLFRRLDPEELARVAARVKGRTLAPGEELFIEGKTFPAYFILRSGRLALLRIDADGVERLIRHLQPGEGIGVHALFLNDPRDVTAMAITRVEGWLLEKSEFDALLAEHPDLIHRLELPPDVEARLRAPRFPWLEPEEQVLAAIHRHWFSVIPVLLPPLVLLLVFIVLTTFLAAELGWWPALFLNAIPLILLGAQVWNWWDDQYILTTRRIVHIERERWLYVFPGPETRQDMPLDQIQEVQILRRTPLASPYLFDFGDIEVEAFSGRVAFSNLPQPDGIRRLIYEQIDRLRALQQARQRYRLQQELRHRLGLAPTPPEAAPALSTPAPPGWVERIGLILRAVAHYLFPPLRETAGDRVIYRKHWVALFRSIGLGPPMALGLWVLGWVLHAHHVWPIDRIEPGIRWGGLILSGMLLGIWWWWRYENWRNDEYILTPTQLILSQRLPMLMREETQTANLARIQSVEYTIPSILARLLNYGHVVVRVPGGDFYLQYVGSPRQVQQEITRRMEAYRRRLQEEEAARQRRNVVDTIAAYDRLRFGPPGVGGGHGALPGAQGGPHFRS, from the coding sequence ATGGCGGATGAGGAGCTTCTGTCCATCCTGGCCGCCCAGCCCTTGTTCCGCCGGCTGGATCCTGAAGAGCTGGCCCGGGTGGCGGCGCGGGTGAAGGGGAGAACCCTCGCCCCGGGTGAGGAGCTGTTCATTGAAGGCAAGACGTTCCCCGCCTATTTCATCCTCCGCTCCGGCCGCCTGGCCCTGCTGCGCATCGACGCGGATGGCGTCGAGCGTTTGATCCGTCACCTTCAGCCCGGGGAAGGGATCGGCGTTCACGCCCTTTTCTTAAACGATCCGCGGGATGTGACCGCCATGGCCATCACGCGGGTGGAGGGCTGGCTGCTGGAGAAATCGGAGTTCGACGCCCTGCTGGCCGAGCATCCGGATCTGATTCATCGCCTGGAATTGCCCCCGGATGTGGAGGCGCGCCTGCGGGCGCCCCGTTTTCCGTGGCTGGAGCCGGAGGAGCAGGTGCTTGCGGCCATCCATCGGCACTGGTTCAGCGTGATCCCGGTCCTCCTTCCACCTCTGGTGCTCCTCCTGGTGTTCATCGTGCTGACCACCTTCCTGGCGGCGGAACTGGGCTGGTGGCCGGCGCTTTTCCTCAACGCGATCCCCCTGATCCTCCTGGGCGCGCAGGTCTGGAACTGGTGGGACGATCAATATATCCTCACCACGCGGCGGATCGTTCACATCGAACGGGAGCGCTGGCTGTATGTGTTTCCCGGTCCGGAAACCCGACAGGATATGCCACTGGACCAGATCCAGGAGGTCCAGATCCTGCGGCGCACCCCGCTGGCCAGCCCGTATCTGTTCGATTTCGGGGATATCGAGGTGGAAGCGTTCAGCGGGCGGGTCGCCTTCTCGAACCTGCCCCAACCGGATGGGATCCGCCGCCTGATCTATGAGCAGATCGACCGTCTGCGGGCGCTGCAGCAGGCGCGCCAGCGCTACCGTCTGCAACAGGAGTTGCGCCATCGCCTGGGGCTGGCCCCGACTCCTCCGGAGGCCGCCCCCGCTTTGTCGACTCCTGCTCCCCCGGGTTGGGTGGAGCGGATCGGGCTCATCCTCCGAGCAGTGGCCCACTATCTGTTCCCGCCCCTTCGGGAGACGGCGGGCGATCGGGTGATTTACCGGAAGCACTGGGTGGCCCTGTTTCGTTCCATCGGGCTGGGGCCGCCGATGGCGCTGGGGCTGTGGGTCCTGGGATGGGTGCTGCATGCCCACCATGTCTGGCCGATCGATCGAATCGAGCCGGGGATCCGCTGGGGGGGGTTGATTCTCAGCGGGATGCTGCTGGGGATCTGGTGGTGGTGGCGCTATGAGAACTGGCGGAACGACGAATACATCCTGACCCCCACTCAGCTGATCCTGTCCCAGCGTCTGCCGATGTTGATGCGGGAGGAAACCCAGACGGCCAACCTGGCGCGCATTCAGAGCGTGGAGTATACGATCCCATCGATCCTGGCCCGTTTGCTCAATTACGGCCATGTCGTGGTGCGCGTCCCGGGCGGGGATTTCTACCTGCAGTATGTCGGGAGCCCCCGACAGGTGCAGCAGGAGATCACCCGGCGGATGGAGGCTTACCGCCGTCGTCTGCAGGAGGAGGAAGCCGCGCGGCAGCGCCGAAACGTCGTGGATACCATCGCCGCTTACGATCGCCTCCGTTTCGGCCCGCCCGGGGTGGGAGGAGGTCATGGGGCTTTGCCCGGCGCCCAAGGCGGGCCACACTTCAGGTCGTGA
- a CDS encoding SDH family Clp fold serine proteinase encodes MSIFDLFWIFLIFSTMFPAMQRRLLEEARARLIRQIERRRGTRLITMIHRQETIGFFGLPLSRYIDIEDSEQILRAIRLTPPDMPIDLILHTPGGLVLAAEQIAQALVRHPSRVTVFIPHYAMSGGTLIALAADEIVMDENAVLGPVDPQLGQYPAASILKVVETKPLANIEDHTLILADIARKAMEQVRSTVVELLTANGMDAERAAVIAEALSSGRWTHDYPISVREAQAMGLPVRVGLPEEIYHLMEMFPQATPRRPSVEYIPVPYRHEGPAPRSR; translated from the coding sequence ATGAGCATTTTCGACCTGTTCTGGATCTTCCTGATTTTCAGCACTATGTTCCCCGCTATGCAGCGTCGGCTTCTCGAGGAGGCCCGCGCGCGGCTGATCCGCCAGATCGAGCGCCGGCGCGGCACGCGCCTGATCACGATGATCCATCGTCAGGAGACCATCGGGTTCTTCGGGCTTCCCCTCTCCCGTTACATTGATATTGAGGATTCCGAACAGATCCTCCGGGCGATCCGGCTGACCCCGCCGGATATGCCCATCGATCTGATCCTCCACACCCCGGGCGGCCTGGTTCTGGCCGCCGAGCAGATCGCCCAGGCGCTGGTCCGTCATCCGTCGAGGGTGACCGTGTTCATCCCTCACTATGCGATGTCCGGTGGGACATTGATCGCGCTGGCTGCTGATGAGATCGTGATGGATGAGAATGCCGTGCTGGGCCCGGTGGACCCCCAGCTGGGTCAGTATCCGGCGGCTTCGATCCTGAAGGTGGTGGAGACCAAGCCGCTGGCGAACATTGAGGATCATACCCTCATCCTGGCGGACATCGCCCGCAAGGCGATGGAGCAGGTGCGTTCGACGGTGGTCGAGCTGCTCACCGCCAATGGGATGGATGCGGAGCGGGCCGCGGTGATCGCGGAAGCCCTGAGCAGCGGACGCTGGACGCATGATTATCCGATCTCGGTTCGGGAAGCTCAGGCCATGGGGTTGCCGGTTCGGGTTGGATTGCCCGAGGAGATCTACCATCTGATGGAGATGTTCCCGCAAGCCACCCCGCGGCGACCTTCGGTGGAATACATCCCGGTGCCCTATCGCCACGAGGGCCCTGCTCCTCGATCGCGTTAA
- a CDS encoding MSMEG_4193 family putative phosphomutase produces MTLVLLIRHAANDSMGRWLAGWTPGVHLNEEGRRQAEALAERLGSLPIRAIYSSPLERAVETAEPLARRKGLQIQIMPELGEVRYGQWTGKSLKRLRRQKAWQRLVSVISRARFQDGEAMVDLVARAIKAVETIVSRHPRDVVALFTHADLIRAVTAYYLGMPLDLYHRLMIAPASVTVFWLAEGPPLLLRLNDTGPLRWPLEDLAHLSRRRKR; encoded by the coding sequence ATGACCCTGGTCCTGCTGATCCGACACGCGGCGAACGATTCCATGGGCCGGTGGCTGGCCGGGTGGACACCGGGGGTGCATCTGAACGAGGAGGGGCGTCGTCAGGCGGAGGCGCTGGCGGAGCGCCTGGGCTCCCTGCCCATCCGGGCGATTTACAGCAGCCCCCTCGAACGTGCGGTGGAGACGGCCGAGCCGCTGGCTCGCCGGAAAGGGCTGCAAATCCAGATCATGCCGGAACTGGGGGAAGTGCGCTACGGACAGTGGACCGGGAAGTCGCTGAAGCGGTTGCGACGTCAGAAGGCCTGGCAGCGCCTGGTGAGCGTGATCAGCCGGGCCCGTTTTCAGGACGGCGAGGCGATGGTCGATCTGGTGGCCCGGGCGATCAAGGCGGTGGAGACCATCGTCAGTCGCCACCCGCGGGACGTGGTGGCCCTCTTCACCCATGCCGATCTGATCCGCGCGGTGACCGCCTATTATCTGGGGATGCCCCTGGATCTTTACCATCGGCTGATGATCGCGCCCGCCTCTGTGACGGTTTTCTGGCTGGCGGAGGGGCCGCCGCTGCTCCTGCGGCTGAACGATACGGGCCCGCTGCGCTGGCCTCTGGAGGATCTGGCGCATCTCTCCAGGCGACGAAAGCGCTGA
- a CDS encoding DUF3090 domain-containing protein translates to MPRLIYDLRPVDRITADAVGEPGRRTFYIQARQEDILVTILCEKEQVRALAHSLEELLEEINEKYPRPLGREPDESELQLEEPLEPLFRAGRMGLGYEPREDWVVLVIQELAEEDQDPDRLRVVRFWATREQMHALSRHSADVVARGRPLCPLCGRPMDPEGHICPRRNGKAVVF, encoded by the coding sequence ATGCCTCGATTGATTTATGATCTGCGGCCAGTCGATCGGATCACGGCGGACGCGGTGGGCGAGCCAGGGCGGCGGACGTTTTATATCCAGGCCCGTCAGGAGGATATCCTGGTCACCATCCTCTGCGAGAAGGAGCAGGTGCGGGCCCTGGCCCATTCCCTGGAGGAGCTCCTGGAGGAGATCAACGAGAAATACCCGCGTCCTCTGGGGCGGGAGCCCGATGAATCCGAGCTCCAGCTGGAAGAGCCCCTGGAGCCCCTGTTCCGGGCCGGGCGCATGGGGCTGGGCTATGAGCCCCGGGAGGACTGGGTGGTCCTGGTGATCCAGGAGCTGGCGGAAGAGGATCAGGACCCGGATCGGCTGCGGGTGGTCCGTTTCTGGGCGACCCGGGAGCAAATGCATGCCCTCAGCCGCCACAGCGCGGATGTGGTCGCCCGGGGCCGACCCCTCTGCCCTCTGTGCGGCCGCCCCATGGATCCCGAAGGGCATATCTGCCCTCGCCGGAACGGCAAAGCGGTCGTGTTTTAG